Proteins encoded by one window of Arachis ipaensis cultivar K30076 chromosome B04, Araip1.1, whole genome shotgun sequence:
- the LOC107638976 gene encoding ATP-citrate synthase beta chain protein 1, producing the protein MATGQLFSRTTQALFYNYKQLPIQRMLDFDFLCGRETPSVAGIINPGSEGFQKLFFGQEEIAIPVHASIEAACAAHPTADVFINFASFRSAAASSMSALKQPTVRVVAIIAEGVPESDTKQLIAYARANNKVVIGPATVGGIQAGAFKIGDTAGTIDNIIHCKLYRPGSVGFVSKSGGMSNELYNTIARVSDGIYEGIAIGGDVFPGSTLSDHVLRFNNIPQVKMIVVLGELGGRDEYSLVEALKQGKVTKPVVAWVSGTCARLFKSEVQFGHAGAKSGGEMESAQAKNQALQDAGAVVPTSYEALEAAIKETFDKLVEEGKITPVKEITPPPIPEDLNSAIKSGKVRAPTHIISTISDDRGEEPCYAGVPMSSIIEKGFGVGDVISLLWFKRSLPRYCTQFIEICIMLCADHGPCVSGAHNTIVTARAGKDLVSSLVSGLLTIGPRFGGAIDDAARYFKDAHDRGLTPYEFVENMKKKGIRVPGIGHRIKNRDNKDKRVELLQKFARTHFPSVKYMEYAVQVEAYTLTKANNLVLNVDGAIGSLFLDLLAGSGMFTKQEIDEIVEIGYLNGLFVLARSIGLIGHTFDQKRLKQPLYRHPWEDVLYTK; encoded by the exons ATGGCAACCGGGCAACTATTCTCCCGAACTACACAAGCATTGTTTTACAACTACAAGCAACTGCCCATCCAGCGGATGCTTGATTTCGACTTTCTTTGTG GAAGGGAAACACCATCAGTAGCTGGAATAATTAATCCTGGCTCTGAGGGATTTCAGAAGCTCTTTTTTGGTCAGGAAGAAATTGCAATCCCAGTTCATGCTAG CATTGAAGCAGCTTGTGCTGCACATCCTACTGCCGATGTCTTCATCAATTTTGCATCATTTAGAAG TGCTGCCGCATCGTCCATGTCTGCTTTGAAGCAACCAACAGTTAGAGTTGTTGCTATAATTGCTGAAGGAGTACCCGAATCAGACACTAAGCAGTTGATTGCGTATGCCAGGGCAAACAATAAG GTTGTTATTGGTCCAGCCACTGTCGGAGGCATTCAAGCCGGTGCATTTAAGATTGGTGACACAGCTGGAACAATTGACAATATAATTCACTGCAAGCTCTACAGGCCCGGATCTGTTGGATTTGTTTCTAAATCT GGTGGAATGTCCAACGAATTATACAACACTATTGCCCGTGTATCTGATGGAATTTATGAAG GCATTGCCATTGGAGGAGATGTTTTCCCTGGTTCCACTCTTTCTGATCATGTTTTGCGGTTTAACAATATACCACAG GTTAAAATGATAGTAGTACTTGGGGAGCTTGGTGGCCGAGATGAGTATTCCCTAGTTGAAGCCctaaaacaaggaaaagtaacaAAACCAGTTGTTGCCTGGGTTAGTGGAACCTGTGCAAGACTCTTCAAATCTGAAGTGCAATTTGGTCATGCT GGAGCTAAGAGTGGTGGTGAGATGGAGTCTGCCCAAGCAAAAAATCAGGCACTACAGGATGCTGGAGCTGTTGTTCCCACTTCGTATGAAGCTTTGGAAGCTGCAATTAAAGAGACATTTGATAAATTG GTTGAAGAAGGAAAGATCACGCCAGTGAAGGAGATTACTCCTCCACCAATCCCTGAGGACCTAAACTCTGCAATCAAGAGTGGAAAAGTCCGAGCTCCTACTCATATCATTTCCACCATTTCTGATGACAGAG GTGAGGAGCCATGCTATGCTGGTGTACCCATGTCTTCCATTATCGAAAAAGGTTTTGGTGTGGGTGATGTTATCTCTCTTTTGTGGTTTAAACGCAGCCTTCCACGTTACTGTACTCAATTTATTGAG ATCTGCATCATGCTATGTGCCGACCATGGTCCCTGTGTCTCAGGTGCTCACAATACTATTGTGACAGCAAGGGCTGGAAAGGACCTAGTTTCCAGTCTTGTATCAG GTTTGCTTACAATTGGTCCTCGATTTGGAGGTGCCATTGATGATGCTGCTCGCTACTTCAAGGATGCTCATGATAGg GGCCTTACACCTTATGAATTTgtagaaaatatgaagaagaagGGCATTCGTGTGCCAGGAATAGGGCACAG GATCAAGAATCGTGACAACAAGGATAAGAGAGTTGAACTGCTACAGAAGTTTGCACGGACTCATTTTCCTTCCGTGAAATACATGGAATATGCTGTTCAAGTTGAAGCCTACACCCTTACAAAGGCAAATAATCTAGTTCTTAATGTAGACGGTGCGATTGGGTCCCTTTTCTTAGATCTTCTTGCTGGTAGTGGAATGTTCACCAAGCAAGAGATTGATGAAATTGTGGAGATCGGTTATCTGAATGGTCTCTTTGTGCTGGCACGCTCCATCGGTCTGATTGG gCACACCTTTGACCAAAAGAGATTGAAGCAGCCGCTCTACCGCCACCCATGGGAGGATGTTCTCTACACAAAGTGA